Part of the Aquimarina sp. TRL1 genome, ACTTGTAAAAAGACAAAAAAGAGCCACAATCATTTGGGTTTTCTTATTCAAATGAAGTATGTTTACTTTTTATTTCTCTGTCTTTATTTTTTTAAATAACCAGTGTTTATCTTATTTTGAATATTTCTTTTTTATGAGACGCTATTTTTATTTTCTTGTTTTAGCATTAATTACAATTGCTTGTTCCAGCGACGATGTTGCGAGAAGAAACCCGTTTTTACCTGAGGTAAATGTCAATTTCCAAATTGATTTAAACCTTCCTCAATACAGTGATTTAAAATTTTCCGGAAATCATGTTATTGAAACAACCGCAGGAAGAGGTATAAAAGGTATCATTATTTACAGCAAAGGAAATTCTCAGTTTTCAGCTTTTGAACTAAGTGATCCGAATATTCCTATAAGCGATTGTTCTCCTTTATCGGTAACGGGTATTTTAGCTTCTTCTAACTGTGGAAACGACAATGTATACAATATCGTTACTGGTATACAAACTAAAGGAGAAGGTGGTTATCCTTTGCTTCGATATACTATTAGAGCAGAAGGAAATACCCTTTTTATTACAAATTAAGATATTACAGCTAGTCCGTTAGTTAGATTCAGCAAATTCAGATCATTTCTCAATGCAAGTATTTTACGTATAGCGATCTTGCTTCTTACTCCTGATTGACAACAAACAACAATCGGCTTGTCTGACTGAATTTGATGAATTTTATCATCCATTTCTTCAATGGGTATATGAATCCCTCCAAGATTAAACTGTTCAAACTCCTCTTGGGTTCGGACATCTAAGATTTGATATTCCTGTAGATTGTTTTGCACTTCCTGTGCAGTAATTTCTACTATTCTACCTGCAGGCAGTATCCCACAAAAGAAATCGTAATCATCGGCTAATGTGACAATATCCGACGCTTCATTTTTAGTTACAGAGAGTATATATTGTTGTAATGACAATGCGTCTATACATAGCAGTTTTCCTGACAGAACATCTCCTATTTCCAACACCATCTTGATAACCTCATTCGCCTGAAAACTTCCGATAATTCCAGGTAATACTCCCAGTACTCCTATTTCTGAACAATTAGGAACTGCATCTGGTTCTGGAGGGGTAGGATACAAACATCTGTATGTTGCTCCTCCTTTATAATTAAATACGGATACTTGTCCCTGAAATTTAAAAATTGATCCAAAAACCAATGGTTTATCCAATAAAACACATGCATCATTTACCAAATAGCGTGTCGGAAAATTATCACTCCCATCTACAACAATATCATACTCTGAAAAAATATCCAGTACATTTTCTTTGGTAAGCCTTTCGTTATACACTTTGAAAAAAATGTATGGATTCAGCTTCTCCAACCTTTTAGAAGCTGTAATTGCTTTCGGTTTCCCTATATCATCTATAGTATACAAAATTTGTCTTTGCAAATTTGTCTGATCCACTACATCATCATCTACAATCCCAATATGTCCTATACCTGCTGCTGTTAAATACTGTAACACCGGACACCCTAGTCCTCCTGCACCAATCACCAATACTTTTGAAGAACCGATTTTTTGCTGTCCTTCTTCTCCTATTTCTTCTAAAATCAGATGCCTGCTGTATTGTATTTTTTCTTCCTTACTAAACCTCATCTATTTTTATAAAATTTTATACTACTGAAAATAAATACAGTTAACTACCTCCGGACAAATCTACGAAACACTCAAAGGAAACTACTATAAAATATTTCAACACAAGTACCGGAACATTTACATCCTATTTAGAGAGTAAAAAAACTTACTTCTGCTGGGAGCAATTTTTATAGCTCCGTAATCTTTTTATTGCCAATTGTTTTCCCAGTCTTTCCAGACTACTTCTAACCCTCTCTTTTTTAACATTTCTACAATCACTTCTGTAGGGCGTTCATCAGAGATCTCAAACTGTTCCAGAGATTCTGGTTCTACAACATATCCTCCTGGATTGGTTTTTGATTCTGCACTAATGGAGGTAATTCCTAAATTAACTATATTTTCTCTAAAAACTTCACTCTCTCTGGTAGATAAGGAAAGTTCCACATCCTCATCCAACAGCCTAAAAGCGCAAATTAACTGTACCAAATCCGCATCTGTCATAGCTACTTTAGGTTCTAAACCTCCCGAATGAGGTCTCAATCTGGGAAAAGAAATGGAGTATTTTGTTTTCCAATAGTTTTTTTGCAAATACTGAAGATGCAGTGCTGTAAAAAAACTATCTGCTCTCCAATCTTCAAGACCAAACAAAGCTCCTAAACCTATTTTATGAACCCCTGCCCTTCCTAACCTATCCGGGGTTTCTAACCGAAAATCAAAATTTGATTTTTTTCCTTTGGGGTGGTGTTTTTTATATTCTTCTTTGTGATAGGTTTCCTGATACACTAATACCGCATACAAACCACTTGCAATTAAGCGTTCATATTCTTCCTGGAGCAAGGGTTGTACCTCTATTGTAATATTTGCAAAGTTTGATCGGATTAGCTGAATCGCATGATCGATATAATCTACTCCTACCGTTCTATTTGCTTCTCCGGTTACTAAAAGAATATGGTCATAACCTTTAGACTTTAAATAACCGATTTCCTTAAGTATTTCAGCATCCGTTAATGTTCTTCTCGGAATTTTATTAGTCATACTAAATCCGCAATATGTACAAATATTATGACACTCATTACTGAGATACATAGGGGCATACATCTGTATTGTTTTTCCAAAACGCTTTTTAGTCAACAAACTACTCTGTTGTGCCATTTGTTCAAGATACGGTTTTGCTGCAGGGGAAATTAATGCTTTAAAATCTTCCAGATTTCTTTTCTCTTTATGCAATGCCCTATCCACATCTTCTGATGTTTTGGAAAAAATACTAGAAAGAACATCATCCCATGGATATTGTTCGAATATTTTTTTAAAGCTGTTCATCCGGATATAATTACACTATACTTTTTTATTAATTTTCAGACAGGAAACTTGTCAAAGGACTACTTGCTTCCGCATGTGATCGCACAGGAGCTAGTTTTGCATTATATGCCATTCGACCTGCCTCTACTGCTTTTCGAAATGCTTCGGCCATATGTACTGGATTCTGGGAAACTGCAATTGCTGTATTAACCAATACGGCATCTGCACCGATCTCCATTGCATATGCAGCATGAGAAGGGCTTCCAATCCCAGCATCAACGACTACCGGAACATTGCTTTGGTCAATTATAATCTCCAGAAACTCTATTGTTTTTAACCCTTTGTTACTTCCGATCGGTGCTCCTAAAGGCATTACGCATTGTACGCCGACCTCTTCTAACCGTTTACACAAAACCGGGTCTGCATGAATATAAGGCATTACCACAAAACCTTCTCTTACCAATTCTTCTGCTGCCTTTAAAGTCTCAATCGGGTCCGGCAACAAATACTTAGGATCAGGATGAATCTCTAACTTAACCCAATTCGTTTCCAGAGCCTCTCTTGCCAGTTTCGCTGCAAAGACAGCTTCTTTCGCATCTCTAACTCCAGATGTATTGGGCAATAAATTAATGCGAGGATGCTGTAAATGGGTTAATAAATCATCTTCATCATCATGTACATCTACACGCTTCAACGCTACTGTGATCAACTCACTTTCTGATTGCAGTAAGGCTTCTTTCATCAGTAAAGAAGAACTAAACTTACCTGTTCCTGTAAATAATCGAGAAGAAAACTCCTTATCTGCTATTTTTAACCTATCCATATCTTTATCTACTAACCGCCAGTGTGTTTATATTTTTTATTTTTTCTTCTATATCCATTGTTGCTGTCAACATTCCGGACACCGCCACTCCTGAAACTTTTGTCTCTAGTAATGCTCCTACATCCTCTTCTTTTATACCTCCTATAGCTACGACAGGAACCGAGGCTTTATAGTTTCTAACTTCAGATAAAATTTCTTTATATCCTTCTATCCCTAATACAGGACTTAAGTTTTCCTTTGTACTGGTATACCTGTATGGTCCCAAACCAATATAATCGACTCCATTGTCTATATGCATTTTGCAGTCGTCGAAAGTATTTGCTGTTCCTCCGATAATAAAATTAGCTCCCAGCACTTTTCTTGCTTCTTCGGGACTTACATCATTCAGCCCCAGATGGATTCCATCCGCTTGAGCTGCCTTTGCCACATCTACATTGTCATTTACAATCATAATAGCCTCATAATCATCGCAAATTTCTCTACATCGTAATGCTGTTTGTAAGTAGACAACTGTGTCTACATTTTTCATTCTAAGTTGTATCCATTTGCAGCCTCCCTTACAAACATTTTTTATGTTTTCGAGATGTTCTTCCGGAGTTTTCCCCTGAGATATGTAATACACTCTATCCATGGTATCCTAATAAACTTTTATTTGATTGCAATACTTTCTCTGTATATCTTTTTCCTCTATAGACTGCTTTGTGAAGTGAAAATCCTCTTGCCAAATAAGCTGCTATAGCAGACGATAACACACAGCCACTTCCGTGTTTCTCTGAATGGTTTTTCCCTTTTGGATTATAGGTAAACACCTCTCCTGATGGCAGGTATAATTCGTCTTTTCCTATAGCTTCTAAACGATGACCTCCTTTTAACAACAAACCGGTTCTCCCACTGATATATGCTATTGTTTCTTCAATATCTTTTTCTGGAAATAAAGCTTCTATTTCGTCATAATTAGGAGTAATCAATGTTATTTTTTTCAAAACAGCATTAAATACTTCTATTTGCTCTTCTTGTTTTTTGAAATCAAAATTGGTACTGGATCTCAATACAGGATCTACTACAATCTTTATTCTATCATTATACACTGTCAGTACATCTATAATCTCATGTAGTAATTCCCAATCTTCTATAATCCCAATTTTTACAACCTCGATATCAAAACGCTCTAACAAGGTTTGCAGTTGCCGTTTAATTACCTGTTTTTCTATCCAATGACAGCATTTAAAACACTTATCGTCTTGTATTGTATTTGCTGTACATACTGCTAGTCCATAACATTTTAAATGATCGAATGTTTTACTATCCGCAACCAAACCTGCACCCCCCGAAGGATCAAAACCTGCTATTGTTATTACATACGGTCTATTTCTCATTTCAAAAGAACTATTACTCCTATTTTTTCGTTACTGCTTCGTATGCTTGTTGGATTTCTATAAAGCTAGTCAATGGATCAACAGTATTCCACACTCCTCCCAAAATGCCAACACCTTTATACCCTAAATCACATGTGGCTCGTATTGTTTCCTTATTAATCCCTCCCATTCCAATAATTTTTTTTGAACTTTGGGTTACATCAAATCCTCTTCCTTCATATCCTTGCTTGGATATCGAACTAAAAACAGGACTCAGTAATACATAATCAAATGAGACCGGACAAGCTTCAATAGTTTCAGGAAGATGAAAAGAGCTGCTTACGCAATATCCTTTTTCTATATATGACTGCACATATTTTTCTAATTTTGCGCCCAAGTCTATACGAGGTTTTTCTTGAATATGCACTCCTCTAAGCTTATATTCTTTGCATAAATCATGATAGTAATGCAGCATTATCCGATTGTGAAATGGCTTCTCGATCTGATCCAGCAATTCCCTATATCTTTCTTTGGAAAACTCAGGCTTTCTCAAGTGTAATACTTGCAATCCATTAGCAAACAAACTATTGATAACATTAGCTTCTTCTGAAATATTTTTTTCTGAGGTAAGAACGATCACCATACGTATATTATTTAAAATCATTATCTGAGGGTACAAAATGACTTGTACCCTCAATTAATATTATAAGTATACTTCGCTCCCTTTTTCCTTAAACTCTTCCGCTTTTTCTTCCAATCCAATTTTCAGAGCTGATTTCTCTTCAATTTCTTTCTTAGCAGCATAATCTCTGACCTCCTGAGAAATCTTCATCGAGCAGAATTTTGGTCCACACATACTACAGAAATGAGCAATTTTTGCTCCTTCTGCCGGCAGCGTCTCATCATGATATTCTCTTGCTAATTCCGGATCTAAAGAAAGATTAAACTGATCCTCCCATCTAAATTCAAATCGCGCCTTACTAAGTGCGTCGTCTCGATGTTGCGCTCCTGGATGTCCTTTTGCTAAATCAGCAGCATGTGCTGCCAGTTTATAGGTTATTACTCCTGTTCGTACATCGTCTTTATTAGGAAGACCTAAGTGTTCTTTTGGAGTTACATAACATAACATAGCGGTTCCATACCACCCAATCATAGCAGCTCCGATTCCCGAAGTAATATGATCATACCCAGGGGCTATATCTGTTGTCAATGGACCTAATGTATAAAAAGGTGCTTCTCCACAGGCTTCCAGCTGCTTATCCATATTTGCTTTAATCATATGCATAGGTACATGCCCTGGTCCTTCGATAAATGTCTGCACATCGTGCTTCCATGCAATCTTGGTTAATTCTCCCAGTGTTTCTAATTCTGCGAATTGTGCTTCATCATTAGCATCAGCAATACATCCTGGACGGAGTCCGTCTCCAAGAGAAAATGCCACATCATAGGATTTTAATATCTCACAAATTTCTTCAAAATGCGTATATAAAAAGCTTTCTTTATGATGTGCTAAACACCATTTAGCCATGATTGATCCTCCTCTGGATACGATTCCTGTAATTCGTTTTGCTGTCATCGGCACATACGCCAAACGAACCCCAGCATGAATTGTAAAGTAATCAACCCCCTGTTCCGCCTGTTCTATCAATGTGTCTCTAAAGATTTCCCAGGTGAGATCTTCCGCTTTTCCATTTACTTTTTCTAATGCCTGATAGATAGGAACAGTTCCTATTGGCACTGGAGAGTTACGAATAATCCACTCTCTGGTTTCATGTATGTTCTTACCTGTAGATAAATCCATGATATTATCAGCTCCCCATCTACATGCCCAAACAGCTTTTTCTACTTCTTCCTCAATACAAGAGGTAGTAGCAGAGTTTCCTATATTGGCGTTAATCTTTACCAAAAAGTTTCTTCCCAAAATCATTGGTTCACTTTCTGGATGATTAATATTAGATGGAATTACAGCTCTTCCTCTGGCAACTTCTTCTCTCACAAATTCAGGAGTAATAACATCGGGAATACTAGCTCCAAAATCATGTCCCGGATGCTGTACAGACAATCGTTTCGCCTCCTGAAGTTTTTGATTCTCTCGTATTGCTACATACTCCATTTCTGGAGTAATAATTCCTTGTTTAGCATAATACATCTGAGAGACATTTTTACCTTTTTTGGCTCTTTTCGGTTTTTGAATATGATTGAATCGAAGGTGATCCAGACTTTTATCATTTAACCGTTCATTACAATATGTAGAAGAAAAACCATCTAGTTCTTCCACATCACCTCTACTCATA contains:
- the moeB gene encoding HesA/MoeB/ThiF family protein, with protein sequence MRFSKEEKIQYSRHLILEEIGEEGQQKIGSSKVLVIGAGGLGCPVLQYLTAAGIGHIGIVDDDVVDQTNLQRQILYTIDDIGKPKAITASKRLEKLNPYIFFKVYNERLTKENVLDIFSEYDIVVDGSDNFPTRYLVNDACVLLDKPLVFGSIFKFQGQVSVFNYKGGATYRCLYPTPPEPDAVPNCSEIGVLGVLPGIIGSFQANEVIKMVLEIGDVLSGKLLCIDALSLQQYILSVTKNEASDIVTLADDYDFFCGILPAGRIVEITAQEVQNNLQEYQILDVRTQEEFEQFNLGGIHIPIEEMDDKIHQIQSDKPIVVCCQSGVRSKIAIRKILALRNDLNLLNLTNGLAVIS
- the thiH gene encoding 2-iminoacetate synthase ThiH → MNSFKKIFEQYPWDDVLSSIFSKTSEDVDRALHKEKRNLEDFKALISPAAKPYLEQMAQQSSLLTKKRFGKTIQMYAPMYLSNECHNICTYCGFSMTNKIPRRTLTDAEILKEIGYLKSKGYDHILLVTGEANRTVGVDYIDHAIQLIRSNFANITIEVQPLLQEEYERLIASGLYAVLVYQETYHKEEYKKHHPKGKKSNFDFRLETPDRLGRAGVHKIGLGALFGLEDWRADSFFTALHLQYLQKNYWKTKYSISFPRLRPHSGGLEPKVAMTDADLVQLICAFRLLDEDVELSLSTRESEVFRENIVNLGITSISAESKTNPGGYVVEPESLEQFEISDERPTEVIVEMLKKRGLEVVWKDWENNWQ
- a CDS encoding thiazole synthase: MDRLKIADKEFSSRLFTGTGKFSSSLLMKEALLQSESELITVALKRVDVHDDEDDLLTHLQHPRINLLPNTSGVRDAKEAVFAAKLAREALETNWVKLEIHPDPKYLLPDPIETLKAAEELVREGFVVMPYIHADPVLCKRLEEVGVQCVMPLGAPIGSNKGLKTIEFLEIIIDQSNVPVVVDAGIGSPSHAAYAMEIGADAVLVNTAIAVSQNPVHMAEAFRKAVEAGRMAYNAKLAPVRSHAEASSPLTSFLSEN
- a CDS encoding thiamine phosphate synthase — translated: MDRVYYISQGKTPEEHLENIKNVCKGGCKWIQLRMKNVDTVVYLQTALRCREICDDYEAIMIVNDNVDVAKAAQADGIHLGLNDVSPEEARKVLGANFIIGGTANTFDDCKMHIDNGVDYIGLGPYRYTSTKENLSPVLGIEGYKEILSEVRNYKASVPVVAIGGIKEEDVGALLETKVSGVAVSGMLTATMDIEEKIKNINTLAVSR
- a CDS encoding hydroxymethylpyrimidine/phosphomethylpyrimidine kinase, which produces MRNRPYVITIAGFDPSGGAGLVADSKTFDHLKCYGLAVCTANTIQDDKCFKCCHWIEKQVIKRQLQTLLERFDIEVVKIGIIEDWELLHEIIDVLTVYNDRIKIVVDPVLRSSTNFDFKKQEEQIEVFNAVLKKITLITPNYDEIEALFPEKDIEETIAYISGRTGLLLKGGHRLEAIGKDELYLPSGEVFTYNPKGKNHSEKHGSGCVLSSAIAAYLARGFSLHKAVYRGKRYTEKVLQSNKSLLGYHG
- a CDS encoding thiamine phosphate synthase, with protein sequence MVIVLTSEKNISEEANVINSLFANGLQVLHLRKPEFSKERYRELLDQIEKPFHNRIMLHYYHDLCKEYKLRGVHIQEKPRIDLGAKLEKYVQSYIEKGYCVSSSFHLPETIEACPVSFDYVLLSPVFSSISKQGYEGRGFDVTQSSKKIIGMGGINKETIRATCDLGYKGVGILGGVWNTVDPLTSFIEIQQAYEAVTKK
- the thiC gene encoding phosphomethylpyrimidine synthase ThiC, giving the protein MKKKDTAPQENVISTTPFPASKKIYVPGEIHPNIKVAMREITLSDTVDSFTGKKTPNQPVTVYDTSGPYTDPSKKINVHEGIERIREEWIMSRGDVEELDGFSSTYCNERLNDKSLDHLRFNHIQKPKRAKKGKNVSQMYYAKQGIITPEMEYVAIRENQKLQEAKRLSVQHPGHDFGASIPDVITPEFVREEVARGRAVIPSNINHPESEPMILGRNFLVKINANIGNSATTSCIEEEVEKAVWACRWGADNIMDLSTGKNIHETREWIIRNSPVPIGTVPIYQALEKVNGKAEDLTWEIFRDTLIEQAEQGVDYFTIHAGVRLAYVPMTAKRITGIVSRGGSIMAKWCLAHHKESFLYTHFEEICEILKSYDVAFSLGDGLRPGCIADANDEAQFAELETLGELTKIAWKHDVQTFIEGPGHVPMHMIKANMDKQLEACGEAPFYTLGPLTTDIAPGYDHITSGIGAAMIGWYGTAMLCYVTPKEHLGLPNKDDVRTGVITYKLAAHAADLAKGHPGAQHRDDALSKARFEFRWEDQFNLSLDPELAREYHDETLPAEGAKIAHFCSMCGPKFCSMKISQEVRDYAAKKEIEEKSALKIGLEEKAEEFKEKGSEVYL